Proteins from one Trichoplusia ni isolate ovarian cell line Hi5 chromosome 9, tn1, whole genome shotgun sequence genomic window:
- the LOC113497619 gene encoding trypsin CFT-1-like produces the protein MKIVHSQLWKTETRTMRGVALLAFCLAAVAAVPSTSRLSDKSLTTIDQYPSSASILSTWDDISLVYVCAGVIINNRSILTAGHCMYYRPPSQYRVRIGSSYTNSGGQVLPALQLIIHPDFNDANLHSDLSIVRTPVFTYSHNIRPAPIAGYNLADDLNVWATSWRQIEGDRQISEEQVVTISNDLCRTRFDGIDAEVTSDVVCTRWPNQEFNGYCSGFGSGIYQSGILVAVHTNCFGSRPAINIRVANYTSWIQSNA, from the exons ATGAAGATTGTC CACTCTCAATTGTGGAAGACTGAAACTCGAACGATGCGTGGCGTTGCTCTGTTGGCTTTCTGCTTGGCGGCTGTGGCAG CCGTGCCTAGCACTTCAAGACTGAGTGATAAAAGTTTAACCACTATCGACCAGTATCCCTCCAGCGCCTCCATCCTCAGCACTTGGGATGACATCAGCTTGGTTTATGTCTGCGCCGGTGTCATCATCAACAACAGGTCTATCCTGACAGCTGGTCATTGCATGTA CTACCGTCCTCCTTCTCAATACCGCGTCCGAATTGGATCGTCTTACACCAACTCAGGTGGCCAGGTTCTACCCGCCTTACAATTGATCATACACCCTGACTTCAACGACGCTAATTTACATTCTGACCTGTCTATTGTCCGCACGCCAGTATTTACCTACAGCCACAACATTCGGCCCGCACCTATTGCTGGGTACAACCTTGCTGACGACCTGAACGTTTGGGCTACGAGCTGGCGCCAAATT GAGGGAGATCGCCAAATCAGTGAGGAGCAGGTCGTGACTATTAGCAACGACCTCTGCAGAACTCGCTTTGACGGTATCGACGCTGAAGTCACCTCTGACGTAGTCTGCACCAGATGGCCTAATCAAGAGTTCAATGGCTATTGCAGTGGGTTCGGCTCTGGCATATACCAGTCTGGCATCCTCGTCGCCGTCCACACAAACTGCTTCGGTTCACGCCCCGCTATCAACATTCGCGTGGCCAACTACACATCTTGGATTCAGTCGAATGCCTGA
- the LOC113497604 gene encoding trypsin CFT-1-like, with protein sequence MKIVHSQLWKTETRTMRGVALLAFCLAAVAAVPSTSRLSDKSLSTIDQYPSSASILSTWDDIALVYVCAGVIINNRSILTAGHCMYYRPPSQYRVRIGSSYTNSGGQVLPALQLIIHPDFNDANLHSDLSIVRTPVFTYSHNIRPAPIAGYNLADDLNVWATSWRQIEGDRQISEEQVVTISNDLCRTRFDGIDAEVTSDVVCTRWPNQEFNGYCSGFGSGIYQSGILVAVHTNCFGSRPAINIRVANYTSWIQSNA encoded by the exons ATGAAGATTGTC CACTCTCAATTGTGGAAGACTGAAACTCGAACGATGCGTGGCGTTGCTCTGTTGGCTTTCTGCTTGGCGGCTGTGGCAG CCGTGCCTAGCACTTCAAGACTGAGTGATAAAAGTTTATCCACTATCGACCAGTATCCCTCCAGCGCCTCCATCCTCAGCACTTGGGATGACATCGCCTTGGTTTATGTCTGCGCCGGTGTCATCATCAACAACAGGTCTATCCTGACAGCTGGCCATTGCATGTA CTACCGTCCTCCTTCTCAATACCGCGTCCGAATTGGATCGTCTTACACCAACTCAGGTGGCCAGGTTCTACCCGCCTTACAATTGATCATACACCCTGACTTCAACGACGCTAATTTACATTCTGACCTGTCTATTGTCCGCACGCCAGTATTTACCTACAGCCACAACATTCGGCCCGCACCTATTGCTGGGTACAACCTTGCTGACGACCTGAACGTTTGGGCTACGAGCTGGCGCCAAATT GAGGGAGATCGCCAAATCAGTGAGGAGCAGGTCGTGACTATTAGCAACGACCTCTGCAGAACTCGCTTTGACGGTATCGACGCTGAAGTCACCTCTGACGTAGTCTGCACCAGATGGCCTAATCAAGAGTTCAATGGCTATTGCAGTGGGTTCGGCTCTGGCATATACCAGTCTGGCATCCTCGTCGCCGTCCACACAAACTGCTTCGGTTCACGCCCCGCTATCAACATTCGCGTGGCCAACTACACATCTTGGATTCAGTCGAATGCctga